Part of the uncultured Cohaesibacter sp. genome is shown below.
CTCATGGATGCGGTTGACATCCCTGCCAATGGCATCACCCTGTGCTCGGGCTCGCTGGGCGCCCGCCCGGACAATGATCTGCCCGGCATGATGCAGCGGCTCGGCGATCGGGTGCATTTCCTGCATCTGCGAAACGTCACGCTGGAAAGCGATACCATCAAGGGGTCCTTCTACGAGTCGGAGCATCTGGGCGGCAATGTCGACATGGTCGCGCTGATGCGGGCAGCCCTTGACGAGGAAGCCAAACGCAAGGCGGCCGGTCGCGCAGACTGGTCCATCCCGCTGCGCCCGGATCATGGTCTCGACATTCTCGACGACCAGAAGCGCAAGGCGCAGCCGGGCTATCCGGCAATTGGTCGCCTCAAGGGGCTGGCAGAATTGCGCGGCATCATGACCGCGCTTCAGCACGCCTGACGATTGGCCGGTATCTGGCCCGTAATCTGAAAATGGAAAGCTGACTGAGGCCGACCTTGTGTCGGCCTTCTTTTTTGCTCGTCTGGCCGTCTGCTCCGATTGGGCAGGCCCTGATTGTCCCGTGCCCCGATTGTGATGGGCATGGATGGGAAAACAACGTCTTGCCCTGTTGACACCATGGTGTCCTGTGCGGTCTGTTGCTGGGTAAAAAAGCAACCAGAAAAGCAAGCCAATCAGAAGGAACCAAGTGGTGACCCCCGTAGACATGAATGAGCATCTTGTGCTCGACCATCTCGAAGTCGGATTTGATATTCCGGCCCGCCCCGGCATGAAGGAAGCCGACATCCAGACCCCGTGTCTTGTTCTCGATCTCGATGCCCTTGAGGGCAACATCCGCAAGATGGGCGATTACATCAAGGCCCATGGCATGCGCCATCGCCTGCATGGCAAGATGCACAAGTCGCTGGATGTGGCCAAGCTTCAGATGGAGCTGGGCGGCGCCTGTGGCGTCTGTTGCCAGAAGGTCTCCGAGGCAGAGGTCTTCGCCCGAGGTGGCATCACGGATGTGATGGTATCCAACCAGGTGCGCGACCCGCACAAGATCGAACGTCTCGCCTGTCTGCCAAAGCTTGGGGCGCGGACCATCGTCTGTGTCGACGCACTGGATAATGTGGCGGAGCTGTCAGAGGCTGCCCGCCGCCATGAAACCGAGATCGAGTGCCTTGTCGAGATCGATTGCGGTGCCAATCGCTGCGGTGTGACCGAGGTTGCCGACGTGCTGGTGCTGGCGCGTGCCATCGACCAGGCACATGGCCTGCGCTTTGCCGGTCTTCAGGCCTATCAGGGCGCGATGCAGCATCTGCGCAGCTATGACGAGCGCAAGGCCAAGGTCGACGTGGCGGTAGCAATGGTCAAGGATTGTCTGGCGGCGCTGGAAGAAGCGGGGCTGTCCTGCGATATAGTTGGCGGCGGCGGCACCGGATCCTACTATTTTGAATCCACCTCGGGCGTCTACAATGAGCTGCAATGCGGCTCCTATGCCTTCATGGATGCCGACTACGGGCTCAATCTCGATGAACAGGGTCGGCGCATCGATGATGGCGAATGGCAGAATGCACTGTTCCTGCTGACATCGGTGATGAGCCACGTCAAGGCCGACCGGGCGATTGTCGACGCCGGTCTCAAGGTGCAGTCGGTCGACAGCGGCCTGCCGGTTGTGCATGGTCGGACGGATGTCTCCTATCTGGAATGTTCCGACGAGCATGGCACCATCGCCGATCCGAACGGCGTGCTCC
Proteins encoded:
- a CDS encoding 3-hydroxy-D-aspartate aldolase BhcC, which codes for MNEHLVLDHLEVGFDIPARPGMKEADIQTPCLVLDLDALEGNIRKMGDYIKAHGMRHRLHGKMHKSLDVAKLQMELGGACGVCCQKVSEAEVFARGGITDVMVSNQVRDPHKIERLACLPKLGARTIVCVDALDNVAELSEAARRHETEIECLVEIDCGANRCGVTEVADVLVLARAIDQAHGLRFAGLQAYQGAMQHLRSYDERKAKVDVAVAMVKDCLAALEEAGLSCDIVGGGGTGSYYFESTSGVYNELQCGSYAFMDADYGLNLDEQGRRIDDGEWQNALFLLTSVMSHVKADRAIVDAGLKVQSVDSGLPVVHGRTDVSYLECSDEHGTIADPNGVLRINEKLRLVPGHCDPTCNIHDWYVGVRNGVVETLWPVSARGKAY